The Melitaea cinxia chromosome 21, ilMelCinx1.1, whole genome shotgun sequence genome has a window encoding:
- the LOC123664255 gene encoding spondin-1-like: MPKFFKFLPDPLAVEKDIHRKQVVTMDKRTSTVEKPPARILQSKIRDGKTRFIIVLIFLITASLTSSQPGKCDQTPPQATVLTPSENRGIYSMTIDMKSKNKNIYRADQTYVLVLTSSDIKRPFKWFMITVEDPEVDNSIYEFDHRSVDVGSLKTLDTNRQSRYSERCYNSVENTDNSDKYRVEIHWVSPKQSDKKQRVRLRAMVAENAEVWYVGDDLTVELEKDTTKPLDSPPFPPVDSCNLCSEARYEVIFKGHWSRMSHPRNYPVKPDNNGYSHLVGASHSYDYILWQEGDEAKPGLRTLAEKGDISVIEREIINAMSLTNGTRTLIRGKRHVHPYMFEPSHSLFRVDRTHHLFSLVIAMKPSPDWFLGVTRFELCTELGWLEEHELPLYPWDAGTLDGISYESATSTTQPTETVDRVAVGSFDMESPFYQMNLNDLKPFAYLHVRRLDVYPLLGDDCEEGTKKNEGVQEQEAISENAEKPNDEPQVQAMKQDPNFQEDNCPLGEWSEWSRCEPDSGRCGIGTQFRSRYTDDGKVYFETYKDQGAFQDGYKSRANMAAICRQEQDGALIESRNCFADCS, from the exons GTTCATAATCgtgctaatatttttaataacggcATCTTTAACATCGAGCCAGCCCGGCAAATGCGATCAGACGCCACCGCAAGCCACTGTACTTACACCCAGCGAAAATAGAGGCATTTATAGTATGACCATTGACATGAAGAgcaagaataaaaatatttatcgagCAGACCAGACCTATGTTT tggtACTAACTTCCAGTGATATTAAACGTCCATTTAAGTGGTTCATGATAACTGTAGAGGATCCAGAGGTGGACAACAGTATATACGAGTTTGATCATAGATCAGTTGACGTCGGAAGTCTTAAGACATTAGACACAAATAGACAGTCGAGATACAGTGAACGATGTTACAACTCTGTGGAGAATACAGATAACTCTGACAAATACAGGGTCGAG atacacTGGGTATCACCGAAACAAAGTGATAAGAAACAAAGAGTAAGGTTGCGAGCCATGGTTGCGGAAAATGCTGAAGTATGGTATGTTGGAGATGATTTAACCGTTGAGTTAGAAAAGGATACAACAAAGCCCTTGGATAGTCCTCCTTTTCCACCGGTTGACTCCTGTAATCTGTGCAGCGAGGCTCGATATGAG GTAATATTCAAAGGTCATTGGTCAAGAATGTCTCATCCTAGAAACTATCCTGTGAAGCCGGATAATAACGGTTATAGCCACCTAGTAGGTGCCTCACACAGCTATGATTATATTCTTTGGCAAGAAGGTGATGAAGCAAAACCTGGATTAAGGACATTAGCTGAGAAGGGTGATATTTCTGTAATTGAAAGAGAAATTATAAATGCA ATGTCTCTCACAAATGGAACTCGAACGCTAATTAGAGGTAAACGTCACGTCCATCCATACATGTTCGAACCATCCCATTCTCTCTTCAGGGTGGACAGGACACATCATTTATTTTCACTAGTAATTGCGATGAAGCCTTCCCCTGACTGGTTTTTGGGAGTTACAAGATTTGAACTATGTACAGAACTCGGTTGGTTGGAAGAGCATGAATTACCATTGTACCCTTGGGATGCCGGTACATTGGATGGTATATCGTATGAG TCGGCAACGTCAACAACTCAGCCAACTGAAACCGTCGATCGCGTGGCAGTGGGCTCATTTGACATGGAGTCCCCATTTTATCAGATGAACCTAAACGATTTAAAACCTTTCGCCTACCTACACGTGAGACGGCTAGATGTTTATCCCTTACTTGGAGATGATTGCGAGGAAG GTACCAAAAAGAACGAGGGTGTACAAGAACAAGAAGCTATATCAGAAAATGCCGA GAAACCTAACGATGAACCACAAGTACAGGCAATGAAGCAAGACCCAAATTTTCAGGAAGATAATTGTCCTCTAGGCGAATGGAGTGAGTGGTCCCGATGTGAACCAGATTCCGGGCGTTGCGGTATCGGGACACAATTCCGTAGTCGTTACACGGATGACGGAAAAGTTTACTTCGAAACCTACAaa GATCAAGGAGCTTTTCAAGACGGCTATAAATCACGAGCGAATATGGCGGCAATTTGTCGACAAGAACAAGATGGCGCTCTGATAGAGTCGCGAAATTGTTTTGCGGATTGCTCCtga